From the genome of Spirosomataceae bacterium TFI 002, one region includes:
- a CDS encoding ADP-ribose pyrophosphatase YjhB, NUDIX family produces MTRKELVQQVENYLPFDQTEKAMCERLLSFMQENENCFERSLLIGHITASAWLLNEKTEEVLLIHHKKLNKWLQPGGHCDGDENVFRVARKEVLEETGIEVGPQKEKIFDIDIHSIPERKGVPAHDHYDVRFKFVLQDNIKPIQNEESNALEWISIDTIENYTQEPSILRMVKKCI; encoded by the coding sequence ATGACAAGAAAAGAATTGGTGCAACAAGTTGAGAATTATCTTCCTTTTGACCAAACAGAGAAAGCAATGTGTGAGCGATTATTAAGCTTTATGCAAGAGAACGAAAACTGTTTTGAAAGATCATTACTTATTGGCCATATTACTGCTTCTGCTTGGTTATTGAACGAGAAAACAGAAGAAGTGTTACTTATTCACCACAAAAAACTAAATAAGTGGCTTCAGCCTGGAGGTCACTGCGATGGAGATGAAAATGTATTTAGAGTTGCGAGAAAAGAGGTTTTAGAGGAAACTGGAATAGAAGTAGGCCCTCAAAAAGAAAAGATCTTCGATATTGACATCCATTCAATCCCCGAGCGTAAAGGTGTACCTGCACACGATCATTACGATGTTAGATTCAAGTTTGTTTTACAAGACAATATAAAACCTATTCAAAACGAAGAATCAAATGCTTTAGAGTGGATTTCAATTGACACAATTGAAAATTATACGCAAGAGCCAAGTATCCTCCGCATGGTGAAGAAGTGTATTTAA
- a CDS encoding 40-residue YVTN family beta-propeller repeat-containing protein, with the protein MKKILISLSLLIGVVACKKQPIATNLNFDKAYVVNGGDRTISVINLEKQEVAESFELKTSNDRFPHHVYLSPDNQFLAVANPAYDFSKGHTALHGMTIPGGILKLDAKTGKAIHDIQIPMVNHNVAFSPDGSEMWTAKMSHSGKVMVYDRASGELKTEITVDADPSEVIFSKDGKYALVTCGESTFLNVIDVQSKELLKQIKVDNYPANVWPGYDNVVLVSNMQRKSVNFVDLEKFAVTDFLDLNFMPGNVAYNALLNELWVCNSMMNSVNIFKKVDGKWAQTAMVKSEGDPHMVKFFDNDKRALLINQGANTLKFINCETKEVEKEIAVGEKPNGIAVMN; encoded by the coding sequence ATGAAAAAAATACTTATTTCTTTATCCTTATTGATCGGTGTTGTGGCTTGCAAAAAACAGCCTATAGCTACAAACTTAAACTTCGATAAGGCATATGTAGTGAATGGCGGAGATAGAACTATATCCGTAATTAACCTTGAAAAACAGGAAGTTGCAGAAAGTTTTGAGCTTAAAACCTCAAATGATCGATTTCCACATCATGTATACTTAAGTCCAGATAATCAGTTTCTTGCAGTAGCAAACCCTGCATACGACTTCTCTAAAGGGCATACTGCCTTACACGGAATGACAATTCCTGGTGGAATATTAAAATTGGATGCCAAAACGGGAAAAGCAATTCATGACATTCAGATTCCAATGGTAAATCACAATGTTGCCTTTAGCCCAGATGGAAGTGAAATGTGGACAGCGAAAATGAGTCATTCTGGAAAGGTTATGGTGTATGACAGGGCTTCAGGTGAATTGAAAACTGAAATTACTGTTGATGCCGATCCTTCCGAAGTTATATTTTCTAAAGATGGGAAATATGCTTTGGTTACTTGTGGTGAAAGTACATTTCTAAATGTAATAGACGTCCAGTCCAAGGAGCTTTTGAAACAAATAAAAGTAGATAATTATCCTGCCAATGTATGGCCGGGATATGATAATGTAGTTTTAGTCAGTAATATGCAGCGAAAGTCAGTAAACTTTGTAGACCTAGAAAAGTTTGCAGTTACTGATTTCCTAGATCTTAATTTTATGCCAGGAAATGTTGCTTATAATGCTCTATTAAATGAATTGTGGGTTTGTAATTCCATGATGAATTCGGTAAATATCTTTAAAAAAGTAGATGGCAAATGGGCTCAAACAGCAATGGTAAAATCAGAAGGTGATCCTCACATGGTAAAGTTCTTTGACAATGATAAAAGAGCACTTTTGATAAATCAGGGAGCTAATACACTAAAGTTCATCAATTGTGAAACCAAGGAAGTAGAAAAAGAAATCGCAGTTGGAGAGAAGCCAAATGGGATTGCAGTAATGAACTAA
- a CDS encoding fumarase, class II, translated as MEYRIEKDTIGEVKVPANVYWGAQTQRSIENFNIAKDTNKMPIEIIKAFAYLKKAAAITNKEAGVLDANKSDLIGKVCDEILAGQLDDSFPLVVWQTGSGTQSNMNCNEVIAYRAHVMNGGSLGDKDKVLHPNDDVNKSQSSNDTFPTAMHIAALKILVETTIPGIEKLRDTLAAKSKEYMNVVKIGRTHFMDATPLTVGQELSGYVSQLNHGIKAIKNTFDHLSELALGGTAVGTGINTPKGYSENVAKHIASLTGLPFITAENKFEALAAHDAIVESHGALKTVAVSLMKIGNDIRMLSSGPRSGIGELEIPSNEPGSSIMPGKVNPTQSEAMTMVAAQVLGNDVAINVGGANGHFELNVFKPMMIHNFLNSAKLIGDVCVSFNDNCAVGLKPIEANIKRQLNNSLMLVTALNTKIGYYKAAEIAQTAHLNGSTLKETAVGLGYLTADEFDEWVKPEDMVGDLPN; from the coding sequence ATGGAATATAGAATAGAGAAAGACACCATTGGTGAAGTAAAAGTACCAGCAAACGTTTATTGGGGAGCTCAAACTCAGCGATCAATTGAAAATTTCAATATTGCTAAGGATACCAATAAGATGCCTATCGAAATCATCAAAGCTTTCGCATATCTTAAGAAAGCAGCAGCGATTACGAATAAAGAGGCAGGCGTGCTGGATGCCAACAAAAGTGATTTGATTGGTAAAGTATGTGACGAAATTCTTGCAGGACAGCTCGATGACTCTTTTCCGCTTGTTGTATGGCAAACTGGTTCAGGTACGCAAAGTAACATGAACTGCAATGAAGTAATTGCCTATAGAGCTCATGTCATGAATGGAGGTTCTCTTGGGGATAAAGACAAAGTTCTTCATCCTAATGATGACGTAAATAAGTCTCAGTCTAGCAACGATACTTTTCCTACTGCTATGCACATTGCTGCATTAAAGATATTGGTGGAAACAACAATTCCCGGTATAGAAAAATTACGTGACACATTGGCTGCAAAGTCTAAAGAATACATGAATGTTGTTAAAATCGGTAGAACCCACTTTATGGATGCTACACCGCTTACGGTAGGTCAAGAGCTTTCTGGATATGTGTCTCAATTAAATCACGGGATCAAAGCGATTAAAAATACATTTGATCATTTATCGGAACTTGCTCTCGGAGGTACTGCTGTAGGAACTGGCATTAATACGCCTAAAGGGTATTCTGAAAACGTAGCTAAGCACATCGCATCGCTTACTGGTTTACCTTTTATTACGGCAGAGAATAAATTTGAAGCACTTGCAGCACACGATGCCATTGTGGAATCTCATGGAGCACTGAAAACAGTAGCAGTAAGTTTAATGAAGATAGGTAATGATATCAGAATGCTGTCATCGGGACCAAGGTCTGGAATTGGCGAATTAGAAATTCCGAGCAATGAGCCAGGTTCTTCTATCATGCCAGGAAAAGTAAATCCAACCCAGTCAGAAGCAATGACAATGGTTGCGGCACAAGTTCTCGGAAATGATGTTGCTATCAACGTTGGTGGAGCAAATGGACACTTTGAACTTAATGTTTTCAAGCCAATGATGATTCATAATTTCTTGAACTCAGCAAAGCTTATTGGCGATGTTTGTGTTTCCTTTAATGATAATTGTGCTGTAGGATTAAAGCCAATTGAGGCCAATATCAAGCGTCAGTTAAACAACTCTTTGATGTTAGTTACAGCTTTAAATACTAAAATTGGATACTATAAAGCAGCCGAAATAGCACAAACTGCTCATTTAAATGGTTCAACCTTAAAAGAAACAGCTGTAGGACTAGGTTATCTTACTGCTGATGAGTTTGATGAGTGGGTAAAGCCTGAAGATATGGTTGGTGATTTACCGAATTAA
- a CDS encoding TspO and MBR related proteins has translation MNYKKLIASILICQAAGIIGSFFTISSIDSWYATLNKPSFNPPSWLFGPAWITLYFLMGIALYLVWNMERRDKIWKNAIAIFSVQLILNVAWSIIFFGMEQPLLAGFEIIILWVFILLTIIYFGKLNKTAAYLLVPYICWVTFASVLNWAIVTLN, from the coding sequence ATGAACTACAAAAAACTAATTGCCTCCATATTAATTTGTCAAGCTGCTGGGATTATAGGATCATTTTTTACCATAAGCTCTATTGATAGCTGGTACGCAACACTCAACAAACCTTCGTTTAATCCGCCAAGTTGGCTTTTTGGCCCAGCCTGGATCACGCTTTACTTTTTAATGGGTATTGCTCTATATCTAGTGTGGAACATGGAAAGAAGAGATAAAATATGGAAAAATGCGATTGCAATTTTCTCAGTTCAGCTCATTTTAAATGTAGCATGGTCTATTATATTTTTTGGAATGGAACAACCACTTTTAGCTGGTTTTGAAATAATTATCCTTTGGGTATTTATACTTTTAACAATTATTTATTTCGGAAAATTAAATAAAACTGCAGCTTACCTGCTTGTGCCGTATATTTGCTGGGTGACATTTGCCTCTGTTTTGAATTGGGCAATTGTAACCTTAAATTAA
- a CDS encoding Putative esterase has translation MKKNIILLLLFVTYIVNGQSSKLIINVKTSPELTNNQASEGRLMLFLNQNPAVDPKDGTWPMKKSRSIIFAKNISTWKGGTEINSDAQTPWQSTEVFGLNDIPKGKYYLQVLYAQSKDESRIDVPGDLYSKPVLIDLTKNANLDVQLTEKVANRSLIEHKLVQDFTQQSQALSNWWSKPMSVKASILLPSGYFENPDKRYPVRYNVAGYGGRYDRINRLLKQEEFKTWWESDNAPQVITVFLDGEGPFGDSYQLDSDNNGPFGQNLVEELIPTVEKLFRTNGKRYTDGCSTGGWVSLALQLFYPKTFDACYSYSPDPVDFSDMQLMNIYNDENAFISEFGLDHPSKRSRDGEPEFTVRQEINYENIQGKNSTWTTSGQQWGGWNAVYSPNSKDGTPTPLFDPKTGNIDKSVAENWKKYDLLKLVQDNWSTLGPQIQGKVNIVMGDMDNYYLNNALRKFDSFIKTTESPKSDANIIFKATEGHCDSYSHRKVLEQIGELN, from the coding sequence ATGAAAAAAAACATAATACTCTTACTTCTTTTTGTCACGTATATAGTTAATGGACAATCAAGTAAGTTAATAATTAATGTAAAAACTTCTCCTGAATTAACAAACAATCAAGCTTCTGAAGGACGCTTGATGTTGTTTTTGAATCAAAACCCAGCAGTTGATCCTAAAGACGGAACTTGGCCTATGAAGAAGTCAAGAAGCATAATTTTTGCTAAGAATATATCAACATGGAAAGGCGGGACGGAAATAAATAGTGATGCACAAACCCCTTGGCAGTCGACAGAAGTATTTGGCTTAAATGATATTCCAAAAGGCAAATATTACCTCCAAGTGCTTTATGCTCAATCCAAGGATGAGTCAAGAATAGATGTTCCTGGAGATTTATACAGCAAACCAGTATTAATTGACTTGACTAAAAATGCCAATCTCGATGTTCAGTTGACAGAAAAGGTAGCCAATAGAAGTCTTATTGAGCATAAATTAGTTCAGGATTTTACGCAGCAAAGTCAAGCATTGAGCAATTGGTGGTCAAAGCCAATGTCAGTAAAAGCTTCTATATTATTGCCAAGCGGTTATTTTGAAAATCCCGATAAGCGTTATCCTGTTCGCTACAACGTGGCAGGTTACGGAGGTAGGTACGATAGAATTAATAGACTTCTCAAACAAGAAGAATTCAAAACATGGTGGGAGTCGGATAATGCTCCTCAAGTAATTACTGTTTTTCTCGATGGTGAAGGGCCATTTGGAGATTCCTACCAATTGGACTCTGATAACAATGGGCCATTTGGCCAAAATTTAGTTGAAGAATTGATTCCAACCGTGGAGAAGCTGTTTAGAACAAACGGAAAACGTTATACCGATGGTTGCTCTACAGGAGGTTGGGTTTCTTTAGCGTTACAGCTTTTTTATCCAAAGACCTTTGATGCATGTTACTCTTACAGTCCTGACCCCGTTGACTTTAGCGACATGCAGTTAATGAATATTTATAATGATGAAAATGCATTCATAAGCGAGTTTGGACTTGATCATCCAAGTAAGAGAAGTAGAGATGGCGAGCCTGAATTTACTGTAAGGCAAGAGATTAATTACGAAAATATTCAAGGTAAAAACAGTACTTGGACTACTAGCGGTCAGCAATGGGGTGGCTGGAATGCAGTTTATAGCCCGAATTCAAAAGATGGAACTCCTACCCCACTCTTTGACCCCAAAACTGGTAACATTGACAAAAGCGTAGCTGAAAACTGGAAAAAGTATGACTTACTAAAACTAGTTCAGGACAACTGGAGTACGCTTGGACCTCAAATACAAGGGAAAGTAAATATTGTAATGGGTGATATGGACAACTACTACCTCAACAATGCTTTGAGAAAATTTGACAGTTTTATAAAAACTACTGAAAGTCCAAAATCAGACGCGAATATTATCTTTAAGGCTACGGAAGGTCATTGCGATAGTTATTCTCACAGAAAGGTTTTGGAGCAAATTGGTGAGTTAAACTAG
- a CDS encoding DinB superfamily protein, with protein MRILEELERTSNEALKYFELPESEMSKNYGPEKWNIKQILVHLADAEAVLLERIKRTISEENPTVIGFDQDLWEEKLSYNTLPLELSKEIFVANRKSISFLAKEFYQKEGNRINTHNIVGVKTLKDEFDKVIWHSEGHLDQIKIALKS; from the coding sequence ATGAGAATTCTTGAAGAATTAGAAAGAACATCAAATGAGGCTTTAAAGTACTTTGAACTTCCTGAAAGTGAAATGTCAAAGAACTACGGTCCTGAGAAGTGGAACATTAAACAAATATTGGTTCATTTAGCAGATGCAGAGGCTGTTCTTTTGGAACGGATAAAACGTACGATTTCAGAAGAAAATCCAACTGTCATCGGTTTTGACCAAGATTTATGGGAAGAGAAATTATCATATAATACTTTGCCATTAGAACTGAGTAAGGAAATCTTTGTAGCAAATAGAAAGTCAATATCTTTTCTAGCCAAAGAGTTCTACCAAAAGGAAGGAAACAGAATCAATACACATAATATTGTTGGTGTTAAAACGCTAAAGGATGAATTTGACAAGGTAATTTGGCACAGCGAAGGGCATTTAGATCAAATTAAAATAGCTTTGAAATCATGA